Below is a genomic region from Bradyrhizobium sp. 1(2017).
GGCGGGCAACAATGTTGGCATCGCCGCGCAGGTGCAGGGCGTGGTGTCGTCGGTCGACCTGACCCAGTCGCCGCCGCTGCTCACCATCGACGGCGCCAGCTACACCCTGAGCCAGGTGAAGAGCATCATCGCGACCAGCAGCAATTGAGGCCGGCGGGCAGGCTACACATAAAGTGTCATCCCGGCCTAGTGCGCAATTGCGCACGGGGGCCGGGATCCATAACCACAGGGAAAAGTTTGGCAAAGACTCGTGGTTTGGGAAGTCATCGTTGATACGGCTACCGGCGTGTCATCGATGGATCACGCGGTATGGGTCCCGGCGTTCGCCGGGACGACAGTTGAGAGGCCTTGCAGCGTCTCCGCAGGCCCGTTCGTTAGTAAAGTATTTACGAAGACCCCCGCCTGACCCGCTGAAATCGCGTTTTCGGCGCCCCGGGCCGATCGCGTTCCCGCCAGTTTCAACGAGAATTGTATTGAAGCCTTAGGCTTAGCGGATTTTTAAGCCGCGGGGCGTAGGGTCATGGCGTGAGTTCAGTGGTTGAGAGTTTGTGAGTACGCCATGACAGAACCCCATCGCCCGAGGGTAAAATACGTCATCGGGCCGGACGGCAGTCCGTTGACGATTGCGGATCTGCCTGCCCCCGGCACCAAACGCTGGGTCATCCGCCGCAAGGCCGAGGTCGTCGCCGCTGTGCGTGGCGGACTTCTCTCCCTCGAGGAGGCCTGCAGCCGATACACCCTGACGGTTGACGAATTCCTTTCCTGGCAGTTTTCCATCGACCAGCACGGTCTGGCGGGTCTTCGAACCACCCGCATCCAGCAATATCGCCAGTAGGCGATCCGGAAATCTGCGGCTTTTGACGAAAATCGGCCTCGCGCTGCGGGGCCGATTTTTCATGATGTTGACTTTTGTCCGACCTCTTAACCTTCGTTAACCATATCGAAACCATCACCTAGGCAATAATTGCCCACTCGGCCCTTCCAGTGAAAGCGGCCGAATCTGTTGGGGCGGTTGCTTGCAAGGTCTTGCGGACTTCTTAAAAAGTATCGGCGCCGCCCGGTTTGGGGCCATGATCGCGGTCACCGCCGCGCTCATCGGCTTTTTCGCGTTCGTCATCATGCGCGTCACCACGCCGCAGATGACGACGCTGTTCACCGACCTCAGCGTCGAGGACTCCTCCAGCATCATCAAGGATCTGGAGCGCCAGGGCATCCAGTTCGAGATCCGCAATGAGGGCTCCATCATCATGGTGCCCAAGGACAAGGTCACGCGCCTGCGGATGAAGCTTGCCGAGGGCGGCCTGCCCAAGGGCGGCGGCGTCGGCTACGAGGTGTTCGACAAGTCGGACGCGCTCGGCACCACCTCTTTCGTCCAGAACATCAATCATTTGCGCGCGCTGGAGGGCGAGCTCGCCCGCACCATCCGCGCCATCGACCGTATCCAGGCCGCCCGCGTCCATCTGGTGCTGCCCGAGCGGCCGCTGTTCTCCCGCGAGGCGCCGGAGCCGTCGGCCTCGATCGTGGTCCGCGTCCGTGGCTCGCTGGAAGCCCAGCAGATCCGCGCCATCCGCCATCTCGTCGCCTCCGCCGTCAACGGGCTGAAGCCGCAGCGGGTCTCGATCGTCGACGAGGCCGGCCAGCTCCTGGCCGACGGCGCCCAGACCGATCCGGAGCAGGCGGTCGGCGACGAGCGTCGCATCGCCTTCGAGAAGCGGATGCGAAAGCAGGTCGAGGACATCGTCTCCTCCGTGGTCGGCTCGGGCCGCGCCCGCGTGCAGCTCGCCGCCGATTTCGACTTCAACAAGATCACCCAGACCTCGGACAAGTTCGATCCCGAAGGCCGCGTGCTGCGCTCGAGCCAGACCCGCGAAGAGCAGAGCATGACCGCCGACAACACTGGCCAGGTCACGGTCAACAACGAGCTGCCCGGCAACCAGCAGAACAACGGCGTCGCGCCCAAGGACCAGAGCAAGAAGAGCGAGGAGACCAACAATTACGAGATCTCCCGCACCACCAAGACCGAGGTGACCGAGGCCGGCCGGGTCAACCGCATCTCAGTCGCGGTGCTGGTCGACGGCATCTATTCCAAGAACGAGAAGGGCGAGCTCGCCTATCAGGACCGCACCAAGGAGCAGCTCGACCGCATCGCCGCGCTGGTGCGCTCGGCGATCGGCTTCGACCAGAAGCGCGGCGACCAGGTCGAGGTCGTCAACCTCCGCTTTGCGGACGCGCCCTCCTCCGCCCCGGTCGGCGAACCCTCGGGCTTCCTCGGCATGCTGCAGTTCACCAAGGACGACGTCATGTACTTCGTCGAGCTCGGCGTGATGATGCTGCTGGGCCTCGTCGTGCTGTTCCTGGTGATCCGCCCGCTGGTCAAGCGCATCCTCGCCTCCGACGAAGTCGCCGCCGCCATCTCGGGCGTGCTCACCGGCCCGGCGGCGTCCGAAGAGTCCACGGCACCCGCCCAGCCGCTACTGCCGAGCGGAGCCGCCAGCGCGATCGACGTCGCCACCATCCAGGGCCAGGTCCACGCCCAGTCCGTTCACCGCGTCGGCGAACTCGCCGAGCGCAACCCCAACGAAACCGTCGCCATCATCCGCCAGTGGCTCACCGAGCCCGCCAAGTAATCGAAGCCAAGCAACTTAGCCAAGCAACCCAGCCAAGTAACCTAGCCAGTGAATCAAGAAGTGATCTGACATGGCCGCCAATCTGCAGAACGCCAACTCGAACGACATCACCAGCGTGATCTCCACGCTGGGCCAGCGTGCCGGCAATCGTGCGGGCGGCGCCAAGTCCGACGCACTGGCCGGCCCGAAGCGTGCCGCGATCCTGATGCTGGCGCTGGGCGAGCAATATGGCGGCAAGATCTGGTCGCTGCTCGACGACGACGAGGTGCGCCAGCTCTCGCTGGAGATGTCGACGCTCGGCACCGTCGAGGTCGACACCGTCGAGGACATGCTGCTCGAATTCGTCTCGCGCATGTCGGCCTCGGGCGCGCTGATGGGCAATTTCGACGCCACCGAGCGCCTGCTCCAGCAGTACCTGCCGCCGGAGCGCGTCAACGGCATCATGGACGAGATCCGCGGCCCCGCCGGCCGCAACATGTGGGAGAAGCTCTCCAACGTGCAGGAAGAGGTGCTCGCCAACTACCTCAAGAACGAATACCCGCAGACCATCGCCGTGGTGCTGTCGAAGTTGAAGTCGGAGCATGCCGCCCGCGTGCTCGGCATCCTCCCCGAAGAGCTCGCGCTCGACGTCATCAACCGCATGCTGAAGATGGAGGCGGTGCAGAAGGAGGTGATCGAGAGCGTGGAGAAGACGCTGCGCACCGAATTCATGTCCAACCTGTCGCAGACCCGCCGCCGTGATGCCCACGAGGTGATGGCGGAAATCTTCAACAATTTCGACCGCCAGACCGAAACCCGTTTCATCACCTCGCTGGAAGAGGACAATCGTGAATCGGCCGAGCGCATCAAGGCGCTGATGTTCACCTTCGACGACCTCGTGAAGCTGGATTCCGGCTCGGCCCAGACCTTGATGCGCAACGTCGACAAGGACAAGCTCGGCGTCGCGCTCAAGAGCGCCAACGAGGACGTCCGCAACTTCTTCTTCGGCAACATGTCCTCGCGCGCAGCCAAGATGCTCCAGGACGACATGGCGGCGATGGGCCCGGTCCGTCTGCGCGACGTCGACGAGGCCCAGGCGCTGCTCGTCAACCTCGCCAAGGACCTCGCCGCCAAGGGCGAGATCATGCTGACCAAGAACCGCGCCGACGACGAGCTGGTGTACTGATGGGCGCTCCGGCCAAATTCCTGTTCGATACCGACTTCGCGGCGCCCGAGCGCACGCGCGAGAAGGGCGCGACCGCGGATGAGATCGCCCAGAAGGTCGCGGAGGCCGAGGCCCGCGCCTATCAGGACGGCTTTGCCGCCGGGCAGCGCGAGGCCAAGGCGGAGAGCGACCGCCGCGTCGCGCTCGCCATGGAAGAAATCAACATCTCAGTTCGCGGTGTCGCCTCCGGCATCGGCAACATCGAAACCAAGATGGAGACCGAGGCCGTCGAGGTCGCGGTTGCCGTCGCCCGCAAGCTGTGCGCCGATCTGGTCGCGGCCGAGCCGCTCGGCGAGGTCATGGCGCTGGTCAAGGACTGCTTCTCGCATCTGGTGGCGACGCCGCATCTCGTCGTCCGCATCAACGACGCGCTCTACGACGCCGCGCGCGACAAGATCGAGCGGCTCGCGAAGCAGAGCGGTTTCGAGGGCCGGCTGGTGATCCTGGCCGAGCCGGAGATTGCCACCGGCGACTGCCGGATCGAATGGGCCGATGGCGGCGTCGTGCTGGAGCGCAACGCCATCGCGGCCAAGATCGACGAAATGGTCGGACGCTACATCGCGTCCCGCAGGGGGAATTAAGCCATGAGCGACACCGACGGACAGGTCCCGCTGCCCGATCTCAACGGCCCGATGCCGCCTGCCGGCACCGATGTCGGCTACAACGAGGACGAATATGCGGCACGCGTTGCGGCCGACCTCGAAGCCGTGTTCGACGTGCCGGTGCAGGTCTCGGCCGTGCTCGGCCGCTCCAAGATGGACGTGGGCGAGCTGTTGAAGCTCGGGCCCGGCACCGTGCTCGAGCTCGACCGGCGCGTCGGCGAGGCCATCGACATCTACGTCAACAACCGTCTCGTCGCCCGCGGCGAGGTGGTGCTGGTCGAGGACAAGCTCGGCGTGACCATGACGGAAATCATCAAGACCGAACGCGGCTAGCCAATACACGGGAATGACGCGCGGCAGCGCGAACAGACGGACAGGAGACTGACATGCGGCTTCTCATCGTTGGCACATTGAAGGGCCAGCTCACCACCGCCACCAAGATCGCGATGGAGAACGGCGCCACCGTGACCCATGCCGAGGATCACGAGCAGGCCATGCGTGTCTTGCGCAGCGGCAAGGGCGCCGACCTGCTGCTGGTCGACGTCGCGCTCGACATCCGCGATCTCGTGATGCGGCTGGAAGCCGAACACATCCACGCGCCGATCGTCGCCTGCGGCATCACCAACGACGCCCGCGCCGCGGTCGCCGCGATCCATGCCGGCGCCAAGGAATACATCCCGCTGCCGCCGGAGCCGGAGCTGATCGCCGCGGTGCTGGCTGCCGTCGCCAACGATTCCCGCGAGCTGGTCTACCGCGACGAGGCCATGGCGCGCGTGATCAAGCTCGCCCAGCAGATCGCGGGCTCCGACGCCTCGGTGATGGTCACCGGCGAATCCGGCACCGGCAAGGAAGTGCTGGCGCGCTATGTCCACACCCGCTCGGCACGCGCCAAGCGTCCGTTCATCTCGATCAACTGCGCCGCGATCCCCGAGCATCTGCTGGAATCCGAGCTGTTCGGCCACGAGAAGGGCGCTTTCACCGGCGCGGTCGCCCGCCGTATCGGCAAGTTCGAGGAGGCGACCGGCGGCACGCTGCTGCTCGACGAAATCTCGGAGATGGACGTCCGCCTGCAATCCAAGCTCTTGCGCGCCATCCAGGAGCGCGTGATCGACCGCGTCGGCGGCACCAAGCCGGTGCCGGTGGACATCCGCATCATCGCGACCTCGAACCGCAACCTCGCCGAGGCCGTGCGCGAAGGCACCTTCCGCGAGGATCTGCTGTTCCGCCTCAACGTCGTGAACCTGAAGATCCCGCCGCTGCGCGAGCGCCCCGCCGACATTCTCGAGCTGGCCCAGCATTTCGTGAAGAAATATGCCGAGGCCAACGGCGTGCCGATGCGCCCGATCTCGGCGGAGGCGCGCCGCGTGCTCTCCACCAACCGCTGGCAGGGCAACGTCCGCGAGCTCGAGAACACCATGCATCGTGCGGTGCTGATGGCGCAGGGCGACGAGATCGGCCCCGACGCGATCATCACACCCGACGGTGACCGGCTCGACCTCGCCAAGACGGCACCGGCGGTGGCGCATGCAACCATGGCCGCCGAGCAGGTCACGCGCGCGCTCGTGGGACGCACCGTGGCCGATGTCGAGCGCGACCTGATCCTGGAGACGCTGAAGCATTGCCTCGGCAACCGCACCCATGCCGCCAACATTCTCGGCATCTCGATCCGCACGCTGCGCAACAAGCTCAACGAATACGCCGATGGCGGCATCCCGATTACA
It encodes:
- a CDS encoding DUF1153 domain-containing protein, producing the protein MTEPHRPRVKYVIGPDGSPLTIADLPAPGTKRWVIRRKAEVVAAVRGGLLSLEEACSRYTLTVDEFLSWQFSIDQHGLAGLRTTRIQQYRQ
- the fliF gene encoding flagellar basal-body MS-ring/collar protein FliF, with protein sequence MQGLADFLKSIGAARFGAMIAVTAALIGFFAFVIMRVTTPQMTTLFTDLSVEDSSSIIKDLERQGIQFEIRNEGSIIMVPKDKVTRLRMKLAEGGLPKGGGVGYEVFDKSDALGTTSFVQNINHLRALEGELARTIRAIDRIQAARVHLVLPERPLFSREAPEPSASIVVRVRGSLEAQQIRAIRHLVASAVNGLKPQRVSIVDEAGQLLADGAQTDPEQAVGDERRIAFEKRMRKQVEDIVSSVVGSGRARVQLAADFDFNKITQTSDKFDPEGRVLRSSQTREEQSMTADNTGQVTVNNELPGNQQNNGVAPKDQSKKSEETNNYEISRTTKTEVTEAGRVNRISVAVLVDGIYSKNEKGELAYQDRTKEQLDRIAALVRSAIGFDQKRGDQVEVVNLRFADAPSSAPVGEPSGFLGMLQFTKDDVMYFVELGVMMLLGLVVLFLVIRPLVKRILASDEVAAAISGVLTGPAASEESTAPAQPLLPSGAASAIDVATIQGQVHAQSVHRVGELAERNPNETVAIIRQWLTEPAK
- the fliG gene encoding flagellar motor switch protein FliG, giving the protein MAANLQNANSNDITSVISTLGQRAGNRAGGAKSDALAGPKRAAILMLALGEQYGGKIWSLLDDDEVRQLSLEMSTLGTVEVDTVEDMLLEFVSRMSASGALMGNFDATERLLQQYLPPERVNGIMDEIRGPAGRNMWEKLSNVQEEVLANYLKNEYPQTIAVVLSKLKSEHAARVLGILPEELALDVINRMLKMEAVQKEVIESVEKTLRTEFMSNLSQTRRRDAHEVMAEIFNNFDRQTETRFITSLEEDNRESAERIKALMFTFDDLVKLDSGSAQTLMRNVDKDKLGVALKSANEDVRNFFFGNMSSRAAKMLQDDMAAMGPVRLRDVDEAQALLVNLAKDLAAKGEIMLTKNRADDELVY
- a CDS encoding FliH/SctL family protein — protein: MGAPAKFLFDTDFAAPERTREKGATADEIAQKVAEAEARAYQDGFAAGQREAKAESDRRVALAMEEINISVRGVASGIGNIETKMETEAVEVAVAVARKLCADLVAAEPLGEVMALVKDCFSHLVATPHLVVRINDALYDAARDKIERLAKQSGFEGRLVILAEPEIATGDCRIEWADGGVVLERNAIAAKIDEMVGRYIASRRGN
- the fliN gene encoding flagellar motor switch protein FliN, coding for MSDTDGQVPLPDLNGPMPPAGTDVGYNEDEYAARVAADLEAVFDVPVQVSAVLGRSKMDVGELLKLGPGTVLELDRRVGEAIDIYVNNRLVARGEVVLVEDKLGVTMTEIIKTERG
- a CDS encoding sigma-54 interaction domain-containing protein codes for the protein MRLLIVGTLKGQLTTATKIAMENGATVTHAEDHEQAMRVLRSGKGADLLLVDVALDIRDLVMRLEAEHIHAPIVACGITNDARAAVAAIHAGAKEYIPLPPEPELIAAVLAAVANDSRELVYRDEAMARVIKLAQQIAGSDASVMVTGESGTGKEVLARYVHTRSARAKRPFISINCAAIPEHLLESELFGHEKGAFTGAVARRIGKFEEATGGTLLLDEISEMDVRLQSKLLRAIQERVIDRVGGTKPVPVDIRIIATSNRNLAEAVREGTFREDLLFRLNVVNLKIPPLRERPADILELAQHFVKKYAEANGVPMRPISAEARRVLSTNRWQGNVRELENTMHRAVLMAQGDEIGPDAIITPDGDRLDLAKTAPAVAHATMAAEQVTRALVGRTVADVERDLILETLKHCLGNRTHAANILGISIRTLRNKLNEYADGGIPITPAGTPGEYPRMPAMG